One region of Juglans microcarpa x Juglans regia isolate MS1-56 chromosome 7S, Jm3101_v1.0, whole genome shotgun sequence genomic DNA includes:
- the LOC121240526 gene encoding probable pyridoxal 5'-phosphate synthase subunit PDX1: MADTGVVTVYGNGAIYETAKKSSPFSVKVGLAQMLRGGVIMDVVNAEQARIAEEAGACAVMALERVPADIRAQGGVARMSDPQLIKEIKQAVTIPVMAKARIGHFVEAQILEAIGIDYVDESEVLTLADEENHINKHNFRIPFVCGCRNLGEALRRIREGAAMIRTKGEAGTGNIIEAVRHVRSVMGDIRVLRNMDDDEVFTFAKKIAAPYDLVMQTKQLGRLPVVQFAAGGVATPADAALMMQLGCDGVFVGSGVFKSGDPARRARAIVQAVTHYSDPDVLADVSCGLGEAMVGINLNDAKVERYANRSE; the protein is encoded by the coding sequence GAGACGGCGAAGAAATCATCTCCCTTCTCTGTCAAGGTGGGTCTGGCCCAAATGCTCCGCGGCGGGGTCATCATGGACGTTGTGAACGCTGAGCAGGCCCGGATTGCCGAGGAGGCCGGCGCTTGCGCAGTCATGGCACTGGAGCGTGTTCCGGCAGATATCAGAGCCCAGGGTGGGGTGGCTCGCATGAGCGACCCCCAGTTGATCAAGGAGATTAAGCAGGCTGTGACCATCCCGGTTATGGCCAAGGCTCGCATCGGGCATTTCGTGGAGGCCCAGATCCTGGAGGCTATTGGGATTGACTATGTGGACGAGTCCGAGGTGCTGACACTGGCCGACGAGGAAAACCACATCAACAAGCACAACTTCCGCATCCCCTTCGTGTGTGGCTGCCGGAACCTCGGCGAGGCCCTACGGAGGATCCGAGAGGGCGCGGCGATGATTCGCACGAAGGGTGAGGCCGGAACCGGAAACATTATCGAGGCAGTCAGGCACGTGCGCTCGGTAATGGGCGACATCAGGGTGCTGAGGAACATGGACGACGACGAGGTCTTCACCTTCGCCAAGAAGATCGCCGCGCCGTACGACCTGGTGATGCAGACCAAGCAACTCGGGAGGCTGCCCGTCGTTCAATTCGCAGCGGGCGGGGTGGCGACCCCAGCCGACGCCGCACTGATGATGCAGCTGGGCTGCGACGGCGTGTTCGTGGGCTCCGGGGTGTTCAAGAGCGGGGACCCGGCGAGGCGAGCCCGGGCCATCGTGCAGGCGGTGACTCATTACAGCGACCCAGATGTGCTGGCGGATGTGAGCTGCGGCTTGGGCGAGGCTATGGTGGGGATTAATCTCAATGATGCAAAGGTGGAGAGGTACGCAAACAGGTCCgagtag